A stretch of Henckelia pumila isolate YLH828 chromosome 4, ASM3356847v2, whole genome shotgun sequence DNA encodes these proteins:
- the LOC140859791 gene encoding LOW QUALITY PROTEIN: protein BOBBER 2-like (The sequence of the model RefSeq protein was modified relative to this genomic sequence to represent the inferred CDS: inserted 1 base in 1 codon; deleted 1 base in 1 codon): protein MAILSEFEEENNSKPTTSEAPPVKPFNAAFDPSNPLGFLEKVFEFVAKESDLFKSDSLVSDVNAVVRMVRDKVEAEAKKRKEVIAEGNDKVEKKVKEATPAPPPPAVEEKEEKVVETKVEEGKGPRAPNKGNGLDMEKYSWXQSLQEVNITVPVPSGTKSRFIACEIKKQYIKVGLKGQPLVIEGDLFHPVKVDDCFWSLEDQKSISILLTKQNQMEWWKYLVKGEPEVDTQKVEPENSKLSDLDPETRSTVEKMMFDQRQKQMGRPTSDEMQKQDILKKFMSEHPEMDFSRAKIN, encoded by the exons ATGGCTATACTGTCGGAATTCGAGGAGGAAAATAACAGCAAGCCAACGACATCGGAGGCACCGCCGGTGAAGCCGTTTAACGCTGCTTTCGACCCATCGAATCCGTTG GGGTTTTTGGAGAAGGTTTTCGAGTTCGTCGCAAAGGAGAGCGATTTGTTTAAGAGCGATTCTCTGGTGAGTGATGTGAATGCGGTGGTGAGAATGGTAAGAGATAAAGTGGAAGCGGAGGCGAAGAAGAGGAAAGAAGTCATAGCTGAAGGGAATGACAAGGTTGAGAAAAAGGTTAAGGAGGCGACACCTGCTCCGCCTCCACCGGCTGTGGAGGAGAAGGAGGAGAAAGTGGTTGAGACTAAAGTGGAGGAGGGGAAAGGCCCTCGAG CACCTAACAAGGGCAATGGCCTCGACATGGAGAAGTATTCTT GGCAATCTCTGCAGGAGGTTAACATTACTGTTCCTGTCCCTTCTGGTACAAAGTCAAGATTTATTGCATGTGAGATAAAGAAACAATACATTAAAGTTGGGCTCAAAGGTCAACCCCTAGTGATTGAA GGAGATCTGTTTCATCCAGTCAAGGTTGACGATTGCTTCTGGAGTTTAG AGGACCAGAAATCTATCTCCATTCTCCTAACAAAACAGAACCAGATGGAATGGTGGAAGTACTTGGTAAAGGGTGAGCCCGAGGTTGACACCCAGAAAGTTGAGCCTGAAAACAGCAAGTTGTCTGATTTGGACCCAGAAACACGGTCAACAGTGGAGAAAATGATG TTCGACCAACGGCAAAAACAAATGGGCCGCCCGACAAGTGATGAGATGCAGAAACAAGATATATTGAAGAAATTCATGTCTGAG CATCCCGAGATGGACTTCTCGAGAGCAAAGATCAACTAG